One Mycobacteroides salmoniphilum DNA segment encodes these proteins:
- a CDS encoding NADH:flavin oxidoreductase/NADH oxidase, with protein MSLLFEPYRLRDITIPNRVWMSPMCQYSADPTGPLTGTPNDWHRTHLISRAVGGAGLVFTEATAVNPHGRLSPYDTGLWNDTQEQAWAPIVERVKDFGAVPAVQLGHAGRKASTVAPWDGHRSLDPSDPLSWKTIGPTEAPYGDFVPPAAASSAELTAIVEDYVEAARRALRAGFQVLEVHAAHGYIQHQFLSPASNSRTDEYGGSFAGRAKLTLDTVTAVRTVWPEHLPLFVRVSATDWVSEEPGLEAGSWTPDQTVELARQLQGRGVDLIDVSTGGNVPHVRIPTGPGYQVRFARRVQAETSLPAAAVGMITEPHQAESILAAGDASAVLLGRELLRDPYWPRRAARELGAELSPAVPKQYARAF; from the coding sequence ATGAGCCTGCTGTTCGAGCCGTACCGGCTGCGCGACATCACGATCCCCAACCGGGTGTGGATGTCGCCGATGTGTCAGTACTCGGCCGACCCCACCGGGCCGTTGACCGGGACGCCGAACGACTGGCACCGCACCCACCTGATCAGCCGCGCGGTCGGTGGGGCCGGGTTGGTGTTCACCGAGGCCACTGCCGTCAACCCGCACGGGCGGCTCTCCCCGTACGACACCGGGCTGTGGAACGACACCCAGGAGCAGGCCTGGGCGCCCATCGTGGAACGCGTCAAGGATTTTGGTGCCGTCCCCGCGGTACAACTCGGGCATGCCGGGCGCAAGGCGTCGACCGTCGCGCCGTGGGATGGACACCGCTCGTTGGACCCCTCGGACCCGTTGAGCTGGAAGACAATTGGTCCCACCGAGGCGCCGTACGGCGACTTCGTGCCGCCCGCGGCGGCCAGCTCCGCGGAGCTCACCGCGATCGTCGAGGACTATGTGGAGGCCGCGCGGCGCGCGTTGCGGGCAGGCTTCCAGGTGCTTGAGGTGCACGCCGCGCACGGCTACATCCAGCACCAGTTCCTTTCTCCGGCGAGCAATTCCCGCACCGACGAGTACGGCGGCTCATTCGCTGGCCGCGCCAAGCTCACCCTGGACACCGTCACGGCGGTACGCACTGTCTGGCCCGAGCACCTGCCACTGTTCGTCAGGGTGTCGGCGACTGACTGGGTGTCCGAGGAGCCCGGGCTGGAGGCGGGCAGCTGGACACCCGATCAGACGGTCGAGCTGGCCAGGCAGTTGCAGGGACGAGGGGTAGACCTCATTGACGTATCGACCGGCGGCAACGTGCCGCATGTCCGGATTCCGACAGGACCCGGATACCAGGTGCGGTTCGCTCGGCGTGTCCAGGCCGAAACATCCCTTCCCGCAGCGGCAGTCGGCATGATCACCGAGCCGCATCAGGCCGAATCGATCCTTGCCGCCGGTGATGCTTCCGCGGTGCTGCTGGGCCGCGAGCTGCTGCGCGACCCATACTGGCCGCGGCGGGCGGCGCGTGAGTTGGGTGCCGAGCTGAGCCCCGCAGTGCCCAAGCAGTACGCGCGCGCCTTCTAG